TCGAGCGCCTTAAAAAGGGCGAGGACTTCGCTGTTCTTGCAAAGGAGTTTTCCGACGACCCCGGCAGCGCTGCCGAGGGCGGTGACCTCGGGTACCTCAGGCTCGAGCAGATGGTTGCGCCGTTTGCCAATGCCGTGAGCATGCTTAAGATAGGCGAGACAAGCCCTGTCGTGGAAACGGACTTCGGGCTGCATGTGATAAAGCTCGAGGCCATAAAGCAGGAGAGCGTAAAGACCTTTGATAGTGTTAAGGCTGAAATAGGCTCGGTATTGAAGACCATAAAGTCAACGGATGCCGCTGGCAGGCTTGTAGAGGAGATTGCCGGCGTGCTAAGGGCCGAGTCGTCCGTTGCAAAGATAAAGACCGAGGCTTCAAAGCGAGGAGCGGTTGTTGTAGAAACAGGATTTATAACCGAGAATGACGCTAATGCGGAACTACTAAAGCACAAGGGCATTGCAGACGCAGTATTTATGACGGACAAGGGCGCTGTGACAGGCATTATAGACGAGGGCAGCAGGCTCTACGTGGCTAAGGTGCTCGACAGGATAGACCGCCACGTGCCGCCTATAAAGGATATAATGGCCTCTGTAAAGGACATGGCAAAGGCCGAGAAGGCAGTAAAGGCCGCTTCGGCAAAGGCTTCCGAGTTATTGGAGCTTTTAAAGGGCGGTATGAGCATTGACGAGGCAGCAAAGAAGCTTGGCCTTAAGTCCGGGAAGACGGCATATACGTCGTACTCAAAGGGCGCGATACCGGAGCTTAAGCTATCGGGCGTAAGAAACGACGACCTGTTTGCGCTTAGCAAGGAGAACCCCTATTACCGCGAGCCCATTGAGTCGGCAGGGTCGTTCTACGTGCTTGCCTTCGGCGATGCGAAGGCAGCTGACATGAGCGGCTTCGAGGCAAAGAAGACCTCGGTTGCCGATTGGCTGCTGACGGTTAAGAAGAAAGAGGCAATGGACAAGTGGCTCGAGGATGCAAAGGCCAAGGCAAAGATAAAGGTGAACGAGAACTACCTGTAGCGCGACTTTACTGGCTTTGCGAGGGGATGGTATAGATGAGAGTAACGAGGATGTTTTTACCGACACTTAAGGAGTCGCCCTCCGATGCCGAGGTCGTGAGCCACAAGCTCATGGTCAGGGCCGGCATGATAAGGAAGGTGGCGGCAGGCATATATAACCTGCTGCCTATGGGGCTTCGCGTCATACAGAACGTCGAGAAGATAGTAAGGGAAGAGATGAACCGCTCCGGAGCCCAGGAAGTCGAGATGCCTGTGGTGCTCCCGGCAGAGCTTTGGCAGGAGAGCGGCAGGTGGGGCTTCTACGGCAAGGAGCTTCTAAGGCTAAAGGACCGCCACGATAGGGACTTCTGCCTTGGCCCCACGCACGAGGAGATAATCACCGACATGGTAAGAAATGAAGTCCGCTCTTACCGCGACCTTCCGTTGAACCTCTATCAGATACAGACCAAGTTCCGTGACGAGATACGCCCGCGCTTTGGCCTTATGCGTGGCAGAGAGTTCATAATGAAGGACGCGTACTCGTTCCATTCTACCGACGAATGTGCCGAGCGCGAGTATAAGAATATGCACGATACGTATTGCCGCATATTCGAGCGCTGCGGCCTCGAGTTCAGGGCTGTTGAGGCTGAGACAGGGCCCATAGGCGGTTCCTTTTCGCATGAATTCACGGTGCTGGCTGATACAGGAGAGGACGCCATAGCGAGCTGTAACGCGTGCTCCTACGCTGCCAATATAGAGAGGGCAGAGGTAAGGGCGCCAAAGGATATGAAGCCCAGGCAGGAGAGCGCCAGGGCAGTTGAAAAAGTAGCAACACCAGGCAAAAAGACAGTTGAAGAAGTCGCAGTGTTTTTAAAGACTAAACCGAAAAACCTCATAAAGACCCTTATATATTCCCATGACAAGGGAAGTGTTGTTGCCCTGGTGCGCGGCGATCTTGATATCAACGAAAACAAGCTCAAAAGGCTCCTCAAAGTCGAGACCCTTACGCTTGCTGACGAGGATACGGTAAAGAAGGTAACAGGGGCGCCCTCGGGGTTTGCCGGGCCTGTTGGATTAAAGGCCGATATCTATGCCGATTATAGCGTGCTTGATATAGAGGACGGCGTTACTGGCGCTAACGAGGCGGATTGCCATTTAAGGAACGTCACCCCTGAACGCGACTTTAAGGCCAGGTATGTTGACCTTCGCATAGCGGTCGCAGGAGATCCGTGCCCGAGGTGTTCGGGTTCGTTCGATATAAGGCGCGGTATCGAGGTCGGCCACATATTCAAGCTCGGGACAAAGTACAGTGTGTCAATGGGTGCTAAGTTCCTTGATGAAAAAGGCGTTGAGAGGCCGATTATCATGGGCTGCTACGGCATAGGGATTGGCAGGACTGCGGCAGCTGCCATAGAGCAGAACCACGACGATGCGGGCATAATCTGGCCAAAGCCGCTTTCTCCGTTCGATGTGCACCTTGTGCCAGTGAACGTGAACGACGAGGAAACGAAAAAGGCCTCGGATGCCCTGTATGAAAACCTTAAAAAAGAAGGCTTCGACGTTCTCTATGACGACCGCGACGAGAGAGCAGGGGTAAAGTTCAAGGACTCGGACTTAATCGGCATACCGCTGCGTATTACGGTCAGCGCAAAGACGCTTAAGGAAGGCTCCGTCGAGATGAAGGGCAGGAGAGATGCCGCTCCGCGTCTTGTCAAGCTCGATGGTGTACTTGCCGAGGCTTCGAAATAAGCCGTTATCTGCCGGCGTTATGCCGGAATTTTACGTGACAACATCAAGAAGGCACTGCCCGGAGGTGTGCGTGAGGGTTATA
The nucleotide sequence above comes from Deltaproteobacteria bacterium. Encoded proteins:
- a CDS encoding SurA N-terminal domain-containing protein — translated: MLEFMRKRRNSTLLLVVFAVIILVFLFFGLGPPGNVDSEKSLFATVNGVKIPASAYNAAYKRELDNYKYMYGDKLDSKMLEKLNLRKTVGDMLINRTLILTMAKKEGVEAGRDDVRNEIMKNQIFQKDGAYDLNLYLNILSSSGVKPEDYEESVKEELIIRKLRERVIADIKVTDDDVKTLYGKQNREISFKYAEAAPSGFKSQMTVTDAEAAEYLKVNGDAFMVPDKVKAVYASIDKAVAARSVKVTDKDMKDYYTENIEKYRLPAEFKARHILLRVNRDASGKVDEKDKASKKTKMDGIVERLKKGEDFAVLAKEFSDDPGSAAEGGDLGYLRLEQMVAPFANAVSMLKIGETSPVVETDFGLHVIKLEAIKQESVKTFDSVKAEIGSVLKTIKSTDAAGRLVEEIAGVLRAESSVAKIKTEASKRGAVVVETGFITENDANAELLKHKGIADAVFMTDKGAVTGIIDEGSRLYVAKVLDRIDRHVPPIKDIMASVKDMAKAEKAVKAASAKASELLELLKGGMSIDEAAKKLGLKSGKTAYTSYSKGAIPELKLSGVRNDDLFALSKENPYYREPIESAGSFYVLAFGDAKAADMSGFEAKKTSVADWLLTVKKKEAMDKWLEDAKAKAKIKVNENYL
- a CDS encoding proline--tRNA ligase; the encoded protein is MRVTRMFLPTLKESPSDAEVVSHKLMVRAGMIRKVAAGIYNLLPMGLRVIQNVEKIVREEMNRSGAQEVEMPVVLPAELWQESGRWGFYGKELLRLKDRHDRDFCLGPTHEEIITDMVRNEVRSYRDLPLNLYQIQTKFRDEIRPRFGLMRGREFIMKDAYSFHSTDECAEREYKNMHDTYCRIFERCGLEFRAVEAETGPIGGSFSHEFTVLADTGEDAIASCNACSYAANIERAEVRAPKDMKPRQESARAVEKVATPGKKTVEEVAVFLKTKPKNLIKTLIYSHDKGSVVALVRGDLDINENKLKRLLKVETLTLADEDTVKKVTGAPSGFAGPVGLKADIYADYSVLDIEDGVTGANEADCHLRNVTPERDFKARYVDLRIAVAGDPCPRCSGSFDIRRGIEVGHIFKLGTKYSVSMGAKFLDEKGVERPIIMGCYGIGIGRTAAAAIEQNHDDAGIIWPKPLSPFDVHLVPVNVNDEETKKASDALYENLKKEGFDVLYDDRDERAGVKFKDSDLIGIPLRITVSAKTLKEGSVEMKGRRDAAPRLVKLDGVLAEASK